Proteins from a genomic interval of Papaver somniferum cultivar HN1 chromosome 4, ASM357369v1, whole genome shotgun sequence:
- the LOC113275686 gene encoding proline dehydrogenase 2, mitochondrial-like, whose protein sequence is MALRNTRILLREFERKSLNTLAGSPVVIGSVTTSVTAADPCSFDLTTPITTKASPAEEDTTTSEKGRRSEINLDFNDGKKLFSSVTTGKLIRSMVNQQMASYEPIVDVGIKVMRSRLVETMIVKDFIMSMVKHTFYDHFCAGENLDEAKKTLQKLWNGGLKGIMDYGLEDATDNASCDRNYKEFLKIVETTKLLPPSSVSYACVKVTAICPISLLKRVSDLLRWEHKDSSFHLPWKVDTLPMLADSSAFYHTMSKPNHLTPSEEYDLHQAHQRLIKLSEKCLESKLPLLVDAEYSSVQPAIDYLTYSTMIRINRDGNRIVHGTIQTYFRDAKERLIQATEAAEKMGVMLGLKLVRGAYMSSESQLASSLGFPSPIHKSIQDTHACYDECASIMLEKVAKGTGAVVLATHNIESGRAAASKVESLGLQKSSEKVQFAQLKGMADGLSFALKNAGFQVSKYLPYGPVDMVIPYLLRRAEENKGLLSASTFDRQLMSKEVTRRLKAAVTPSTNH, encoded by the exons ATGGCACTAAGAAACACAAGAATCCtattgagagagtttgagagaaaaTCTTTGAATACTTTAGCTGGTTCTCCGGTGGTTATCGGTTCGGTGACGACTTCCGTCACTGCCGCCGACCCTTGTTCATTTGATTTAACAACACCGATCACTACCAAAGCGTCGCCAGCGGAAGAAGATACCACGACATCAGAGAAAGGTAGACGGTCTGAGATAAATTTGGATTTTAACGATGGGAAGAAACTTTTCTCGTCGGTGACGACGGGGAAGTTGATAAGATCAATGGTGAATCAACAAATGGCTTCTTATGAACCTATTGTTGATGTTGGTATCAAAGTAATGAGATCAAGATTGGTGGAAACTATGATTGTTAAGGATTTTATCATGTCGATGGTTAAACATACATTTTATGATCATTTCTGTGCTGGTGAGAATTTAGATGAAGCTAAAAAAACTCTTCAGAAACTTTGGAACGGTGGGTTGAAAGGTATCATGGATTACGGTTTGGAAGATGCTACTGATAACGCGTCGTGTGACCGGAATTACAAAGAGTTTCTTAAGATTGTCGAGACCACCAAATTACTTCCTCCTTCCTCT GTAAGTTACGCATGTGTAAAGGTAACGGCAATATGTCCGATATCGCTGCTAAAAAGAGTAAGTGATTTACTCAGATGGGAACATAAGGATTCTTCATTTCATCTTCCATGGAAAGTTGATACATTGCCAATGCTTGCCGACTCAAGCGCATTTTATCATACAATGAGTAAACCAAACCATTTAACTCCAAGTGAAGAATATGATCTTCATCAAGCTCACCAGAGACTAATCAAATTGTCTGAGAAATGTTTAGAATCCAAGCTACCGTTGCTCGTTGACGCCGAATACTCGTCAGTTCAACCAGCTATTGATTACTTAACATATTCAACAATGATAAGGATTAACAGAGATGGGAACAGAATTGTCCACGGAACAATACAAACGTACTTCAGAGATGCAAAAGAGAGACTAATTCAAGCCACAGAAGCTGCTGAAAAAATGGGTGTCATGTTAGGACTTAAGTTAGTCAGAGGAGCTTATATGTCAAGCGAATCGCAATTAGCTTCTTCGTTAGGATTTCCATCGCCAATTCATAAAAGCATACAAGATACTCATGCTTGTTACGATGAATGTGCTTCGATTATGCTCGAGAAAGTGGCAAAGGGTACTGGAGCGGTTGTTCTTGCTACTCATAACATTGAGTCAGGGAGAGCAGCAGCGTCGAAAGTGGAAAGTTTAGGATTACAAAAGAGTAGTGAGAAAGTGCAGTTCGCACAGTTGAAAGGAATGGCAGATGGGTTGTCATTTGCATTGAAGAATGCTGGTTTTCAAGTTAGCAAGTATCTTCCTTATGGACCGGTTGACATGGTTATACCTTATCTTCTCAGGAGAGCTGAAGAAAACAAAGGCCTTTTGTCTGCTTCAACTTTTGATAGGCAACTAATGAG CAAGGAGGTTACAAGGAGATTGAAAGCTGCAGTAACCCCTTCAACCAACCACTAA
- the LOC113275687 gene encoding proline dehydrogenase 2, mitochondrial-like has translation MAVRITQKLLPRFKKSLNTSATPISLEPSLNLSIDKSKLTEEFLKKFKTSFNINSISARSAFIIDKTSPTLSTNQGIGNYKADTSDEKTLDFDDGKRLFKSVTTGKLIRSILNQQMASYDPIVNIGTRVMRSKLFHISLIRYIILFVVKHTFYDHFCAGENLDEARTTLQKLWNGGLKGIMDYGLEDATDNTSCDRNFNEFLKIVDATLPPSSVSYACVKITAICPNSLLKKVSDLLRWEHKDPSFHLPWKLDTLPMLADSSPFYHTLKKPSHLTATEEHDLDRAHQRLLKLSEKCLEMNLPLLVDAEYSSVQPAIDYLTYSTMIRINRDGNRIVHGTIQAYFKDAKERLIQATETAEKMGVILGLKLVRGAYLSHESTLASSLGFSSPIHESIQDTHACYDECASIMLEKVSKGTGAVVLATHNIESGKAAAWKAEEIGLGKSDEKVQFAQLKGMADGLSFALNNAGFLVSKYLPYGPVEMVIPYLLRRAEENKGLLATSTVDRQLMWDEIKRRIKGKIMKRV, from the exons ATGGCTGTAAGAATAACTCAAAAACTCCTTCCAAGATTCAAGAAATCATTGAACACTTCAGCTACTCCTATCTCTTTGGAGCCTTCACTTAACTTATCCATCGACAAATCGAAGCTCACCGAAGAATTCTTGAAAAAATTCAAGACATCATTCAATATCAACAGCATTTCAGCTAGAAGTGCTTTTATCATTGACAAGACCTCGCCAACTTTAAGCACAAACCAAGGCATTGGCAACTATAAAGCTGATACGTCCGACGAAAAAACATTGGATTTTGATGACGGAAAGAGATTGTTCAAGTCGGTAACGACGGGGAAGTTAATACGGTCCATTTTGAATCAACAAATGGCTTCTTATGATCCAATTGTAAATATTGGAACTCGGGTCATGAGATCAAAACTGTTTCATATTAGTCTCATTAGGTACATAATATTGTTTGTGGTTAAACATACATTTTATGATCATTTTTGTGCTGGTGAAAATTTGGATGAAGCAAGAACAACTCTTCAAAAGCTTTGGAATGGAGGCTTGAAAGGAATTATGGATTACGGATTAGAAGATGCCACCGATAACACTTCGTGCGACCGCAATTTCAACGAGTTTCTTAAGATTGTTGATGCTACTCTTCCTCCATCCTCC GTGAGTTATGCTTGTGTAAAAATCACCGCAATTTGTCCAAATTCACTGCTAAAAAAAGTAAGCGATTTATTGAGATGGGAACATAAAGATCCTTCATTTCATCTTCCATGGAAATTGGATACCCTGCCAATGCTTGCCGACTCAAGCCCTTTCTATCATACATTAAAGAAACCAAGTCATTTAACAGCAACTGAAGAACATGATCTTGATCGAGCTCACCAGAGACTACTCAAACTATCTGAAAAATGCCTTGAAATGAATCTTCCGTTACTCGTTGACGCCGAGTACTCATCAGTACAACCAGCTATTGACTACTTAACATATTCGACAATGATAAGAATCAACAGAGATGGAAATAGAATTGTGCACGGAACAATTCAAGCGTACTTCAAAGATGCAAAGGAAAGGCTAATTCAAGCCACGGAAACAGCTGAAAAAATGGGTGTTATACTAGGCCTTAAGCTTGTAAGAGGAGCTTATTTATCACATGAATCCACATTAGCTTCATCTTTAGGATTTTCTTCACCAATTCATGAAAGCATCCAAGACACTCATGCTTGTTACGACGAATGTGCTTCAATCATGCTTGAGAAAGTTTCTAAGGGCACTGGAGCAGTTGTTCTTGCAACACATAACATTGAATCAG gGAAAGCGGCAGCATGGAAAGCTGAGGAAATAGGGTTAGGAAAGAGTGACGAGAAAGTACAATTTGCACAATTGAAAGGAATGGCAGATGGGTTATCGTTTGCATTAAACAATGCAGGCTTTCTAGTGAGCAAATATCTTCCTTATGGACCAGTGGAGATGGTAATACCTTACCTTCTTAGGAGAGCCGAAGAGAACAAAGGCCTCTTAGCTACCTCAACCGTGGACAGACAATTGATGTG GGACGAAATAAAAAGGCGAATAAAAGGGAAAATTATGAAACGCGTTTAA
- the LOC113275689 gene encoding stress-induced protein KIN2-like: protein MDNSQSMSYNAGQAKGQAEVKKDQVVDQASNAMQSAKESCQQAGQQMKEKAQGAADAIKDATGMKK, encoded by the exons ATGGATAACTCCCAAAGCATGAGCTACAATGCTGGTCAAGCCAAGGGCCAAGCAGAG GTTAAGAAGGATCAGGTAGTGGATCAAGCTTCCAATGCTATGCAATCTGCAAAAGAATCATGCCAACAG GCTGGCCAGCAGATGAAGGAAAAGGCACAAGGAGCTGCTGATGCCATCAAGGATGCTACTGGAATGAAGAAATGA
- the LOC113275688 gene encoding proline dehydrogenase 2, mitochondrial-like: protein MAIRNTQKLLGRFNKSINTSAVAITSSSSSSVPDLPEKKSVADSFRTEKKRNEQILDLENGEKLFSSIKTSYLMKSLMNQYLVSYDPIVDIGIWVMKSRLMETMVFKSLILGVVKHTFYDHFCAGENLNEASKTLETLWDVGLKGIMDYGLEDANDNFSCDRNLSEFLKTIESTKFLPPSSVSSACVKITAICPISLLKRVSDLLRWEHKDSSFHLPWKIDTFPMLSESSPFYHTLTKPNHLTSVEEHDLEQAHERLLQLSEKCLEMNLPLLVDAEYSSVQPAIDYLTYSSMIKINRHEIPIVYGTIQAYLKDSKERLLLATEAAEKMGVKVGYKLVRGAYLSSELQLASSLGCTSPIHNTIQDTHECYNECASIMLEKVANGTGAIVLATHNLNSGRVAAAKAQELGLGKSNPKLQFAQLKGMADGLSFALKNAGFQVSKYLPYGPVDMVIPYLLRRAEENRGMLSTSTIDRELMKNEVLRRFKASIRSPK, encoded by the exons ATGGCAATAAGAAACACTCAAAAACTCCTGGGAAGATTCAACAAATCAATTAACACTTCAGCTGTTGCTattacttcttcttcatcatcatccgtTCCGGATTTACCCGAAAAGAAAAGCGTTGCGGATTCTTTTAGgacggaaaagaaaagaaatgaacaAATATTGGATCTTGAAAATGGAGAGAAATTATTCTCATCAATAAAAACAAGTTATCTAATGAAATCATTGATGAATCAATATTTAGTTTCATATGATCCGATTGTTGATATTGGAATTTGGGTTATGAAATCAAGATTAATGGAAACCATGGTATTCAAAAGTCTTATATTAGGTGTTGTGAAACATACATTTTATGATCATTTCTGTGCTGGTGAGAATTTAAATGAAGCTAGTAAGACCCTTGAAACTCTTTGGGATGTTGGTTTGAAAGGAATTATGGATTATGGTTTAGAAGATGCTAATGATAATTTCTCCTGCGATCGGAATTTAAGCGAATTCCTTAAAACCATTGAATCCACCAAGTTTCTTCCTCCTTCATCT GTGAGCTCTGCATGTGTAAAGATAACAGCAATCTGTCCAATATCATTGCTGAAAAGAGTAAGTGATTTGCTAAGATGGGAGCACAAAGATTCTTCATTTCATCTTCCATGGAAGATCGATACGTTTCCAATGCTTTCCGAATCGAGTCCTTTCTATCACACTTTGACAAAACCAAACCATTTAACGTCAGTTGAAGAACATGATCTTGAACAAGCTCATGAAAGGCTACTTCAACTATCCGAAAAATGTCTGGAGATGAACCTGCCCTTGCTAGTTGATGCAGAATACTCGTCAGTTCAACCCGCTATTGATTACTTGACATATTCATCTATGATAAAAATCAACAGACACGAAATCCCGATTGTATACGGTACAATCCAAGCTTATTTAAAAGATTCAAAAGAGAGATTACTTCTCGCAACAGAAGCTGCAGAGAAAATGGGTGTTAAAGTAGGGTACAAACTAGTAAGAGGAGCTTATTTATCTAGCGAATTGCAATTAGCTTCTTCTCTAGGTTGTACATCTCCAATTCATAATACCATCCAAGATACCCATGAATGTTACAATGAATGTGCTTCTATTATGCTCGAGAAAGTCGCCAACGGTACTGGAGCAATCGTACTCGCTACCCATAATCTTAATTCAG GGAGAGTGGCAGCAGCGAAAGCGCAAGAATTGGGACTTGGAAAGAGTAACCCAAAGCTACAATTTGCGCAACTCAAAGGAATGGCAGATGGGTTATCATTTGCATTAAAGAATgcagggtttcaagtaagcaaaTATCTTCCATATGGACCAGTTGATATGGTTATACCTTACCTACTGAGAAGAGCTGAGGAAAATAGGGGGATGTTATCTACTTCAACTATAGACAGAGAACTAATGAAGAACGAAGTGCTACGGCGATTCAAAGCTTCAATTCGTTCGCCAAAGTGA